Proteins from one Mercurialis annua linkage group LG7, ddMerAnnu1.2, whole genome shotgun sequence genomic window:
- the LOC130014530 gene encoding salicylate carboxymethyltransferase-like, translating into MEVVQVLHMNGGNGKTSYAQNSLLQQKVISKSKAAIKEAMTDLYNNNFPKSLAIADFGCSSGPNTLFAVSEIIEAVEKICKDLDRQSSEYNVFLNDLANNDFNTVFKYLLPDFQTKMKEYTKGQCFISGTPGSFYGRLFPANTLHFAYSSCSLHWLSQVPRGLESNKGNIYINRTSPPNVFEAYCGQFQKDFSMFLESRSEEMISGGRMVLTFVGRRSTDPSSKECCYFWELLAMALNQLVSEGMIDEDKFNSFNIPFYAPSPYEVKCEIDKQGSFIIDKLELHEHNWNECLNEFDPSEATEDVGYTFANCIRSGMEPLIINHFGFQEAVIDEVFNRYSSIVKDCMAKEKNEFVYLTLSITKKDD; encoded by the exons ATGGAAGTAGTGCAAGTGCTTCACATGAATGGTGGAAATGGAAAAactagttatgctcaaaactcATTGCTTCAG CAAAAGGTGATATCAAAATCAAAGGCAGCAATAAAGGAAGCCATGACCGATCTCTATAACAACAATTTTCCAAAAAGTTTAGCCATTGCCGATTTCGGTTGCTCTTCAGGGCCAAACACTCTATTTGCTGTATCTGAAATCATCGAAGCAGTAGAGAAAATTTGTAAAGATCTGGACCGTCAATCATCAGAATATAATGTGTTCTTGAATGATCTTGCCAACAATGATTTTAATACTGTTTTTAAGTACTTACTGCcagattttcaaacaaaaatgaaagaatATACTAAAGGGCAATGTTTCATTTCTGGAACCCCTGGTTCCTTCTATGGTAGGCTTTTTCCTGCCAACACTCTTCACTTTGCGTATTCATCTTGCAGTCTCCACTGGCTATCGCAG GTTCCAAGAGGATTGGAGAGTAACAAAGGAAATATATACATAAATAGAACAAGTCCACCAAACGTTTTTGAGGCATATTGTGGCCAATTTCAAAAGGATTTTTCCATGTTTCTGGAGAGTCGCTCGGAGGAGATGATATCAGGAGGACGCATGGTATTAACTTTTGTTGGAAGGAGAAGCACAGATCCATCTAGCAAAGAGTGTTGCTATTTTTGGGAGCTTTTGGCTATGGCTCTCAATCAATTAGTCTCAGAG GGAATGATCGACGAAGACAAATTTAATTCCTTCAACATTCCTTTCTATGCACCATCTCCATATGAAGTGAAATGTGAGATTGATAAGCAAGGATCCTTCATCATTGACAAATTGGAGCTTCATGAACATAATTGGAATGAATGTCTCAATGAATTTGATCCCTCGGAAGCTACAGAGGATGTGGGATATACTTTTGCAAACTGCATAAGATCTGGAATGGAGCCCCTTATTATCAACCACTTCGGTTTTCAGGAAGCCGTTATCGATGAGGTTTTTAATCGATACTCATCGATCGTCAAAGATTGCATGGCAAAGGAGAAGAATGAGTTTGTCTATTTAACCTTATCCATCACTAAAAAAGATGACTAA